The segment AGTCTTTCGCTTCCTTCAGCCATTCGAGCACTTCGTCGGTCAGCGAATCGAGGCTGCCCTCGATGCCGTGGAAGACCTTCGCGAATACGCGGTCGAACGCGTCGAAGTGGCCTTCGTGCTTGATGAGGCACGCACGCGACAGGTGATAGAACCGCTTCAGGCTCGAGCCGTGAAGGCCCTTTTCGACCGCTTCCATGAGCGTGAGCCATTCCTGCGTTCCCACCGGAACGTCGGCATCGCGAAGACCGTAGAAGAGCTCGAGGAACATAACTATTTCATCGTCGCGCTTACGCGCTCCTTGTTCATCGTCGTGCTCACGCGCTCCTTGTTCATCGTCGTGCTCACGCGCTCCTTCCTTATTGGTTGTAGCGGGGGCCGAGCTCCGACCAGTTGCTCGGGTACGTGCCGCCCTGTTTCGCGTAGCGCTTGAGTGCTTCGGAATCCTGTTCGGTCTTGAGCAGGCTGCCGATGAACGGGATGTGCTCCTCGATCTTCTCGCCCGACATGCCGGCGCGGCGCAGCGCCGCGATCCAGTCGATCAACTCGGACGTCGACGGCTTCTTGCGCAGCTCCGGCTGCTCGCGCAGCCAGTAGAACTTGATGAGGCACTGGTCGAGCAGATTGGTGTCGAGGTTCGGGTGATGCACCGCGACGATTCTCGTCATCAGGCGCACGTCGGGAAACTCGATGTAGTGGAAGATGCAGCGGCGAAGGAACGCGTCGGGCAGCTCTTTTTCGTTGTTCGACGTGATCAGCACGATCGGACGCTGGATCGCGGCGACCTCGTCGCCGGTTTCGGTAACGGTAAAGCGCATCTCGTCGAGCTCGTGCAGCAGGTCGTTCGGAAACTCGATGTCGGCCTTGTCGACTTCGTCGATCAGCAGGACCTTGCGCTCCGGCGATGCGAAGCAGCGACCGACCGGTCCCATCTTGATGTACGCGCGGATGTCGGAGACGTCGGCGCCGCCGAAACGGCTGTCGTTCAGGCGCTGGACCGTGTCGTACACATAAAGGCCTTCGGCGGCCTTCGACGTGGACTTGACGTGCCAGCTCTCCATCGCGAGGCCTAGTGCCGCGCTGATGTGTCGGGCGAGCAGCGTCTTGCCGGTACCCGGCTCGCCGCGCAGCAGCAGCGGCCGCTCGAGGGCGATCGCGCAGTTGACGGCATCGACGAGGGACTCCGACGCGATGTAGCCGTCGGTTCCGGTGAAGCGATAAAAGGGCAGGGGATCTGACATGCAAGCTCCGTGAGGATGTCCGTAATACTTCGGGAAAGTCCGCGTCAGAAGCCGAGGGTCTTCGCGATGACCTGCTTCATGACTTCATCGGCACCGGCGCCGATCGAGCTCAGGCGCGAATCGACGAACAGGCGACCAGCGGGATTGTCGGTAAGGTAGCCGGCGCCGCCGTAGAGCTGAAGGCACGTGGTGGCGACGTACTGCTGGACTTCGATGCAGAAGATCTTCGCCATCGAGACTTCGCGCACGGCGTCGTCCCCGCTCATCATCTTGCGCACGCATGCATAGCCGAGCTCGCGCGCTGCCTGGATCCTGGTCAGCATGTCGACGAACTTGAACTGGTTGACCTGGAACTTGCTGAGCGGCTTGCCGAACACGATGCGCTGCTCGCAGTAGGCCTTGGTCTTGTTCCAGCAGTCCATCGCTCCTGCCGACGACGCCAGCACGGCGATCAGGCGCTCGTCGATGAACTGCACCATCTGCTGCTGGAAGCCGCGGCCCGGGTCGCCGATCGTGTTGGCGACCGGCACGCGCACGTCCTCGAGATAGATCGCGCCGGTATCCGAGCCCCAGTTGCCGATCTTGTCGAGCAGCGTGTACGTGACGCCCGGCGACTTGGTCGGGACGATGATCTGCGTGAAGCCGCCGTAGCCGGCGTCGGGGTCCGTCACGGCAAGCAGGCAGAAAAAGTCGGCCGTCGAAGCGTTCGTGATGAACATCTTCTGGCCGTTGATGACCCAGTCGTCGCCGTCGCGAACCGCCCGCGTCTTGATTGCGGACACGTCCGATCCCGCTCCCGGCTCGGTGACGCCGATCGCGCCGACGAGCTCACCCTTGATCGCGGGGACCAGAAACTGCTCGCGCAGCTCGTCAGAGCCGAAACGGTGCAGCGCCGGCGTCGACATGTCGGTCTGCACGAAGATTCCCATCGCGACGCCCGCGTTGTCGCAGCAGCCGAGCTCTTCGGCGAGAATCGCCGTGTAGCTCCAGTCGAGACCGAGGCCGCCGAAGCGCGGATCGTAGCGGATGCCGAGCATCCCGAGTTTTCCCATCTCCGGATAGAGCGCCTTGTCGAAGTGCCCCATCTCGTCGAACTCGCGCGAGCGCGGGACGATTTTGTCCTGGACGAACTTGCGGATGGTGTTGCGGAACTGCCGGTGCTCCGGCGTTGCGAACAGGTCGTGCTCGGGGAAGACGGTTTCGAACATAGAAAGGGTTAGCTACGCGAGAGGGCGGGGCTTGGCAAAGCGGGGCGAGGCCGCCCGGATCGACGGATCCCAGGCTTCGATCGGAAGACCCGCCGCACCCCGGCGGCTTGCGCAGGGCCATCGTCCCGACCATCGTGCGCGCTCCCGTCGTCATGGAGCCCGTCCGCAAAGAGCCGTCCGCCGAGCGCGGCCTTCGATTCGAGTGCACGCAGTGCGGCAAGTGCTGCTGGACTCGCGGCGAATACTCCCACGTCTACCTCACCGCCGATGACCTTGCGGCGCTGGCCGCTGCGCTCGGCATCGACGTCGCCGAGGCCAGGAAGCGCTACACGTTCCGCGACGAAAACGGATGGACCGAGCTCGATTTCGAGGGCGGCCGCTGCGTGATGCTCGACGCCGAGACGAACCTCTGCACGGTCTACGAGTCGAGGCCGACGCAGTGCCGCACTTTTCCGTTCTGGCCCGAGCTGATCCGCCGCGGAGCCTGGACCGGCGAGGCCAAACGGATCTGCGAGGGCGTCGGCAACGGCCGGGTCGTCCCGAAGGACGAAGTAGCGTCGCGGCTCGCGGCGCAGCGCAAAGCCGACGAATCCTGACGGCCGCGTCGCTCAATCCTTCCGACTGGCCATATCGCTGAATCGCGCAGCCGGCCGTCACGTGGAGCGATTCACTTGATGCGGCCGCACTGCGCGTGCTACGACCACTGGCGGGTTCGATAAGGACAGGCCGCGCGCCTTCCGATACGGATCATGAAGCGGGATGGGGACCTCCCGCGAATTCGCTCCTTCGTGAACACGACTCAACGAGCGGAGCAGGGGGAAGCATGAAAAATCGAGTTGTCTGGATGGCAGCGCTGTGCGCGCTGGCGGTTCTGCATGGCATGTCCGCGAGCGCTGCGGTCGGATGCGGCGATGGAGTGCTGAGCGGCGGCGAAGAGTGCGACGGCGGTCCGGTTGGATTTTTCGTCGACGGTGATCCTGCCGCGGCCACGTGCACGACGGGAAGTCGCTGCTACTTCCGCAACACGTGCTGCAAGTTCAACTGCCAGTACGTGGGTACGCCGGGAGTGCCGTGCCAGGACGGCGACAACTGCAGCGGACCGGACGCGTGCAACCAGGTCGGCCAGTGCATCGGCGGCCCCGCAGCGGCAAACGATACTCCATGTGACGACGGCCTCTTCTGCACCGGAACCGAGTCGTGCCAGAACGGCGTCTGTACGTCGTCGAGCGGCGATCCGTGTCCGGGGACCGCGTGCAACCACTGCCAGGAAGATACCGACACGTGCGTGGACAGCGCCGGTTCCGCATGCAGCGACGGAAGCGTGTGCGTGACCGGCGGTACCTGCGACGGCGCCGGCGCATGCGTAGGCGGCACGTTCAATGCGGGGCCATGCGACGACGGCCTCTACTGCAACGGCGCCGACACCTGTCTTGCAGGCGCGTGCGCGGTGCACAGCGGCGATCCGTGCGCGGGCCCGGACGGCGATGCCAATTGCCTTGAAAGCTGCAACGAATCGACCGACCTCTGCAACGCTGCCGACCTGGACGGATCGGCATGCGACGACGGACTGTTCTGCAACGGCGCGGCGGACACGTGCACGTCGGGCATCTGCTCCGGCACGGGAACGCTCGCGTGCGACGACGGCAACAGCTGCACCACCGAATCGTGCAACGAGCTGCTCGACAGCTGTACGCCGCTCGGTACGTTTCCCGACGGCACCGGCTGCGACGACGGAGACGCGTGCACGCGCGGTGACATCTGCTCGGCCGGCGCCTGCATCGGAACCGACACGGCACTGGCCGATCTGTGCCCGTGGACGGTCGTGATCGCCGAGCAGGAACGCAAGGATCTCATCCGTTCGTACTTCAAGACCAACGTGACCGGCGACGTGTGCGGCGGAACCATCAAGTTCTACAGCGAGACGCACGTGACGGGCGACGTGGTTGCCGACGAAGCCCAAGGAACGAGGCAGGTTCAGCTCGCGTCGGACGTCCTCATCGACGACGACATCGTCTCGGCCGGCGCCGGTGCTGCGGCCAATCCGACGATCGGCTACCTGCCGTATCTCGACCCGCCGCAGCAGACGCTGGCGCCGCTGTCACTCACCGCAAAACAGGGCGGATCCGGTTCGTACGACTTGACGGGGAATCATCCGCTCGTCGTCGAGTGCCAGGCCGCGCGCACCGCGTACCCGTTCTACGCGGGCGATCTCGACGGGCTCGCCTCGACGCAGACCCATGGCCGCATCGACATGGGCCCGCTCGACACACTCTCCGTCACCGCAGCTCAGCCGGGAAGCCTCAACGTCATCGACGTCGACGGCTCGATCAAGGTCGGATCCGGCGGCGTGCTCACGCTCGACGGCGGCGGCAGCGCCGACACAGTGGTCGTGCTCCGCGTGAGCGGCCGACTCAAGCTCTACGTATCGTCCGCGCTCGAGCTCGGCGGCGGCCTGACCCCGCAGCACACGCTGATCTACGTGAAGGGCAAGAAGTGCCTGCTCAACACCCAGTCGATCGGAGCCGGCACTCTGTTCGCATCCGCAGGCCGCGTGATCGCAAAGCAAGGCGCCGCATGGGTCGGCGCTGTCTACGGCGCCGGAACACTTCTTTCCACCGGTCAGGAATCCTCGTTTTATTACGCTCCGTTCCAGGGATTCTGAACGGAACATTCACGTGGTGACGTTCGGCTCGCGCGATGCGCCGGGCGTAACAGAGACGTCCGGCCGTGCACGCCGTCTACGAGCGACGAGAGCTCACGGGATACGAGCCGGGCGTCGAGAAGGGCCCAGATGCGAGGCGGAGCCCGCGAGAGCGAGCGAGGCGTACTTCCCGTACGTTGAGCGAGCGAAGCGGCGACAACGAAGCAGATGGGCCCTTATCGACGTCCGGCCCACCGCTCGAGCCGGACGTCACGCCGTCGTTACCTTAAAAGCCCTTGAACGCCTTGTGCTTGAAGTCGACGTGGCGTCGGACGCGCACTTCTTTGGTGCCGCCCAGTGCGGTGCCTTCCCAGGTCGTGCCGAAGCCGAAGAAGAACTTCCTCGCCACCGGGCAGAACCATGTGCCGCTGCCGGTTACGCGTGCGGCGACCTTGCAACGGTTTCCGCGACCGTAGAACAGCACGTTCTCAGGCAGCAGGCCGTCGAGCACAATGTGGCTGGCGTAGCCGATCCTGAGATCGCCGAGTGAGCGGATGACCAGCACGTCGTCGGCATCGCCGTGGAGCGTTACCGTGGCCTGGCCGCCGATCTTGAAGGACGTGTATTCGAGCACCGTCAGGCCGCTGGCATCGAGCTGAAGTGCGCCGGCGTGCTTCAGCTTGAGCTTTCCGAGTGACGTCGTCGCCGGCAGCGCGTCGAGAAGCGTTGCGGCGTCGCCGAGGATGTCCTGGTCGTCCTTGCAGACATCGACCAGGTCGTGCGTTCCGGTCGTGTCGACGAACGTGCCCGTCGGCAGCAGCAGGTCGGTGAGACGCTCGACGAGCATGCCGCTCCCGATCGTTCCGAATCCGGTCCCGGGAACTGTCTGGTACGCCCCTGCTTTTACCGTGGACTGGCCGGTGACGATGTCTCCGGCGGCATCACCATTGGTCCCGAACTTGATGCCGACGCCTTTGTGTCCCTCGCCCATGCCGGAGGTCGCGACGAGATCGCCGGTCGCCAGTCCCCGCGTGCGGAAACTGTAGAAGCCGCAGACGCTGCCGTCGAGCAGCGAGGAAGCATCGTAGCGGGCGCCGGTTGTCGTCACGGTGCCGGATACCTGGCTCGGTCCGACTCCGGCGAGCACGATCCATCGGCACGACGGCGACAGCGTAATGTCTTCGCCTTCGCACACGCCGTCCTCGCAGACGCCGGATCCGGAGATGATGCAGTCCTTGTCGCAAGGGTTGCCGTCGGTATCGAGGCAGTTACGGTTTTCCTCGCTGCAGACGTTCTGGCACTGCGGGCCGTCGGCGCACGGATCGCCGTCGTGCGTGCAGGTGCCGTCCGCGCAGTTGTCGTCGCCGTCGCAGAACAGGCCGTCGTCACATGGCAGGGTATTCGGAGTGTGTGCGCAGACGCCGCTGCCGTCGCAGTGATCGTCGGTGCAGATGTTGTCGTCGGACGTGCACGCGACGCTGACGTCTTCGTTGCACGTATTGGCTGCTTCGTTGCAATTGTCGGCGCACTCGTCGCCCTCGGCGCACGGGTTGCCGTCGTGCGTGCAGGTTCCCTCGACACAGACGTCATCTCCCGTGCAGAACAGGCCATCGTCGCACGGATCCTCGTTGTCGGTGTGGAGGCACTGGCCGGCTGCGTCGCAGACGTCGTCGGTGCAGACGTTGTCGTCGCTCGTGCACGGTGCATCGGCAGGTTTGTAGCCGTCTCCCGGGCAGGGACCGCCCTCGCCGTCGCACGTCTCTGCGACGTCGCACTCGCCGGCAGCCGGCCGGCAGATCGCCGTCGAGGGCGACAGCAGGTCGAGCGGGCACGAGGCGTCCGAACCGTTGCAGGTTTCCGCGGCATCGCAGATCCCGGTCGAGCCTCGACAGACGGTCGACGTGCTTTCCAGCGTGTCCGCCGGACACGCGGCGCCTGCGCCGCTGCATCTTTCGATGATGTCGCAGACTCCGCCCGACGCGCGGCACGTGGCGGCCGACGA is part of the Candidatus Limnocylindrales bacterium genome and harbors:
- a CDS encoding MoxR family ATPase, with product MSDPLPFYRFTGTDGYIASESLVDAVNCAIALERPLLLRGEPGTGKTLLARHISAALGLAMESWHVKSTSKAAEGLYVYDTVQRLNDSRFGGADVSDIRAYIKMGPVGRCFASPERKVLLIDEVDKADIEFPNDLLHELDEMRFTVTETGDEVAAIQRPIVLITSNNEKELPDAFLRRCIFHYIEFPDVRLMTRIVAVHHPNLDTNLLDQCLIKFYWLREQPELRKKPSTSELIDWIAALRRAGMSGEKIEEHIPFIGSLLKTEQDSEALKRYAKQGGTYPSNWSELGPRYNQ
- a CDS encoding acyl-CoA dehydrogenase family protein, which codes for MFETVFPEHDLFATPEHRQFRNTIRKFVQDKIVPRSREFDEMGHFDKALYPEMGKLGMLGIRYDPRFGGLGLDWSYTAILAEELGCCDNAGVAMGIFVQTDMSTPALHRFGSDELREQFLVPAIKGELVGAIGVTEPGAGSDVSAIKTRAVRDGDDWVINGQKMFITNASTADFFCLLAVTDPDAGYGGFTQIIVPTKSPGVTYTLLDKIGNWGSDTGAIYLEDVRVPVANTIGDPGRGFQQQMVQFIDERLIAVLASSAGAMDCWNKTKAYCEQRIVFGKPLSKFQVNQFKFVDMLTRIQAARELGYACVRKMMSGDDAVREVSMAKIFCIEVQQYVATTCLQLYGGAGYLTDNPAGRLFVDSRLSSIGAGADEVMKQVIAKTLGF
- a CDS encoding YkgJ family cysteine cluster protein, which encodes MRRAIVPTIVRAPVVMEPVRKEPSAERGLRFECTQCGKCCWTRGEYSHVYLTADDLAALAAALGIDVAEARKRYTFRDENGWTELDFEGGRCVMLDAETNLCTVYESRPTQCRTFPFWPELIRRGAWTGEAKRICEGVGNGRVVPKDEVASRLAAQRKADES